In one window of Zingiber officinale cultivar Zhangliang chromosome 11A, Zo_v1.1, whole genome shotgun sequence DNA:
- the LOC122031334 gene encoding uncharacterized protein LOC122031334, which yields MASAAVFRRCLQLILLAAAAACSLADSNFVNKTCGFAYSQDFCFSMLMSDRRSINASTLSELAYIALDIGATADIPSTVRVLQQIADKKPGPDLEDALNQCIMDYNSAGEELADARDAVGSKNYNDADSSINSASATPDSCQKMFVDVQMPAPVAQKGEWLGQRIDVCSDLVMALIW from the coding sequence ATGGCCTCCGCCGCCGTCTTCCGCCGATGTCTCCAACTCATCCTCCTCGCCGCTGCAGCCGCCTGTTCGCTTGCCGACAGCAACTTCGTCAACAAAACCTGTGGATTCGCCTATAGCCAAGACTTCTGCTTCTCCATGCTCATGTCCGATCGTCGGAGCATCAACGCCTCCACCCTGTCCGAGCTCGCCTACATCGCGCTCGACATTGGCGCCACCGCCGACATTCCCTCCACCGTTCGAGTGTTACAACAAATCGCTGACAAGAAACCCGGCCCGGATCTGGAGGATGCGCTGAATCAGTGCATAATGGACTACAACAGCGCCGGCGAGGAACTCGCTGACGCGCGCGACGCCGTCGGCTCCAAGAATTACAACGACGCCGATTCTTCCATCAACTCTGCCTCCGCTACGCCTGATAGCTGCCAAAAGATGTTCGTGGATGTGCAGATGCCGGCGCCTGTGGCCCAGAAAGGGGAGTGGCTGGGGCAGAGGATCGACGTCTGCTCCGACCTTGTGATGGCGCTGATATGGTAA